The genome window AAAcgtttctcattctctctctctctctctctctctctctctatttccttctcttccttcctgtGGCCATCAACTTGATCCAGTTCCTgaatatcaacaaaaacaaaccattaactTGTTCctcattgcaaaatcattcgttTGCTCATGAATGGTTAGGCAACGAACAGCTGCGCTGGATTTTACCAGATTATTCCAGCATTTCCAGTGACCTATGCCTGAGTTGCAATTTGGTGTTGCTGAGTTCAAGGAAACATTCTGTACCCCTTGCTTATTTGGGCATGggtatatgcacgcacacacgcgcgcatatgtatgtatacacacacacatatatatgtatgtatatatatctaaataaaaatgtgaaggcATTATTTGGATAAGAAAGGTAACTTGCAAATTCCTGATAATTTTTGGTAGCCTAacattatgtaaattaaaaattgaaggcatatatatatatatatatatatatatatatatatatatatatatatatatatatatatatatatatatatatatatatatgccttcccTTTGCATTTACAAAATGTCAGAAATGTCAGACTaccaaaaattacaaagaatttaCAATACTCTTTCCTAATCCAAATCAcgcgttcactttttttttttttttatctagctaATGTTAGCCAGTCAGAGTCGTAAAGAACTGAAACTCACCTTTCCTTTCTAAATAACTGGAATTGAGCAGTTTCGTGTACAGCTAACCTTAGGCTGTCAAGATCATAACGACTGTGCGAGTCATCTTCCTTGCTCAAGcaactaaaagttttttttatctttttcagacaGCCCAACAAACCGCAAGATGAGAGTCAGAACGATTTTAATACTGTGTTGCATAAGCGTCACGAGTGTTGTCAGCTCTCGTAAGTTGAGAAACCTCGCTGTTTTTGTTTGTCAAATCAGTGATAGTTGGTTGAaattacattcattcatttttccatggTTGTTtatgctaatatttttttgtcatctttttgtTTGTCAAATCAGTGTTAGTTGgttgaaattacattaatttattttttcatggttgTTAATCCTGaagttttttgtcaattttttgttTGTCAAATCAGTGTTAGTTGGTTGAAATgaccttaatttatttttcattggttaTTAATGCtgatgttttttgtcatttttcagtacTTTTACTCTTTGTAGATTataaattatcttattttccaaaaattagTTCCATGCATTAGGTTTTATTATctaatttcttatgaaataattatatacattgcaGAAGtagttatttatgttttaatatttaaccCTGAAGTAAACATATCCCCAGGCTTTATAACTACAATAATTAATTCTTAAAGTATAACGattaattattcttattgttgCCCAATGAATCCAGCAATCCTACACAAATCAATGGTCATTCAGGATTTTAAAATCTCTCCTcagtttaatataaattaaaaactcaataataaaaaaatagatttatagaCTTACAGAAACAAAAGTGGTATTAGAACAGCTTGGTGTGTTCACATGTCCATTCATTTTCAAACAATACCCTGTTCGTGATTTTCACCACAATAACAACTCTTGTCTATTGTTTTGAAACGGGAGATAACTGATAACAGCTGATTGTGTCGGTCAGTTAAACAGGAAATGATAATGTTGCTGTGGcctatttctaaaaataaattcaatggaAAATTCTAAAGAAATCTGATATTTCTTTATGTTTGTCCCTTGCCAAATACTTTGAATGAATTCAAATACTTACATTACAAATGTACACCGTTTTCCTTGGTCATCTTACTTGCAAATGGCTTACCtgaaagagagatggaaattaTCATTTAGAATACAAAGCACTGACATTATCTAATTAATAATGTTTCGGTAGGTTAGATGTACctcagtaatgaaaaaatattacctgaccatttaatttttttttaattttgaagacTGCTTTCAGAACACTTTAAAAATCTCTTTCTTGTCAACAGATGCCAATGAATCTGACACTAACGCATGGACACCTGTAGAAGAAGAACAAGACTCTGAGTCACAAGCATTCCAGGAGATAAGTATTACCCAGTGCGTCTTCAGTGGTCTAGGACACAACTGTACCAATTCCAGTAGTTCAAACGAAACagttccatcatcatcatcattgccaaGACCATTCTCAGCGCCTGTAAATACTACAATTATAACTGTGTCAATACCCATCTCTAAGGCAAGTTCAACAGAGTCTAGGACCCCAACAACTtcaaatgccactgataatgacGATTTGCAAGCATTGCTCGGATCTACAAATCCAGAAGATGCTATTGATGACAAAACCTCGTCAGAAAAACTTGCTGATGCAGCAACTTTGCAAGAACCTGCCAGTGAAATAACTCCATTAGTATCTGGTATGACAAATGTGAATATACTTCTTAATGCAACAGATTCTCAAGCAGCCACTGTTCTTACATTAGTTCCAGGAGATTCTGCCAATTCAGCAAATTTACGAGCTCCCATCTCTAAGACAATTCCAGGAACATCTGCTTATGCAGCAGCAGAATCAGAACCGTTTGCTTCCAGCGAGGAAAAATCCGTTACTACAATAGTGTCACTACCTAACAATTCAACCACAATAGTGGAGGTCATATCGAGTCAGCCTGTTTCAGCTTCAGAGCGTGACACCCCCCCTGATCCATTCCTGCCAAACTTCGACTGTTTCATTGAATTAGATGCTATTCTAGATCGAGAACTTGAAAACCTTACCAAATCCTCAAAAATTTGTCTGAGTGAAGCCTTGTGTGCTTTAGAAAACGAGGCCAGTGATTTTACGGTGGGGAACGTCAATGTCCATTGGCTCAAAAATATGTCCGATAGTTGCTATGAGGATGTTTTCGGAGATTCTGGTAATGGTGTCAGCGTGTCAGGAAGAGTGACAGATGAAATAAGTTTCATTTTGCTCAATCCTTCGTGCCGACTGTCGGTGGACTTAGCATATGCGGAATATCTTGGGAAAGAAATGTCATTTCTGCCGGCCGTGTGCAGGGATCTGCTGTGTTATGCAGGAGTGAATGAAGCGCACTCTGACGGCTTATATGCCACCTTAATTCATCCCCTTATCACGAGTAATTACGACCTCGTCGACAGCTGTCAACTTGTGCTGCAAAATGAGATGCCGGACAGGGAAGTTTCGGCCTCTCCCGGTCACACTAGCATTTTCCAGACTACAAAGTACCCCATAGGCTCACCTTGCACTACTTATACCCTCTTCACGGTAATAGACACAGATTCCCACCTCATCATACCCTTCCGCTCTACCTGGTGCCGTGCCATGAACAAAGAACTGTGGGAGAACTTTTTAGTCGATTCCTACATGGGCTTTATGCCCAGATCTCAGTCTGAATTATATGAGTGCATTGCagagaagaaacaaaagcagaagtCAGATGTCACAGACTACGGAAGGCTCATCCAAGACCTCATTGGACCGACGATTTCGTTTCCTGACATACCCCTCGCTTGCAAGTCTCTGATCTGTGATGCTGACGTAGAAATAGCAAATATTCTACAGGGGAATGGAGAAGTATTGCAGTGGTTTACCCACATGTACTACGAAAACAAACGACAACTTCGCGTGTTGAAGGCTAAAGTTAATAGATGCCAAAGAGCACTGATGAATGGTACTGAAAGGGGCGGAAACAGTAATGAAGTTATAATTTCTATCTCACCATCAACTGAGAGCAGTAACATACCTCTTCTTGTTACTGCAAGTTCGTCTTGCCCTCACACTGGGAATTCAGAGGAAGAGGAGAGTTTCGTGAAATCCCAAATTCTGGCTACACTGAACATGCTTCAGAAGGACCTCCCAGAAATTTGCATGCCTCTTGTATGTAACTCTACAGtgaaaaaactatcgaacacatTATTCAATGTTTTGGTTACATACAATGGTGACGATACCAAAAAATGTCTGGACTCTGCTTCGTATATGACCGCCTACTCTAgcaaggaatatatattttcttttgatgaacCTCTGACTGCGAGTTCTATTGTGTTTATGGTCAGTGAGTCTCAGAGAAATGAAATCACTGCATCTTTTCTGACACTCCTTCACAGAGGCGACAATGCCAGATTGGCCATATGCTGTTCTAATGTCCATAAAGACTTGAGCCACCATACATATAGCTTTGATGAGAACGATTACTACATGTGTCCTGTTCACCCAGAAGACAGGTTTGCTTCAGAATGTTTGCCCAACCAGTCAGCGTGGCAGATGCAGCGCATCGGAAACAATCAACATCTTTTGGTCATAGACAACGCCTTCGTTTCGTCGAAACTGACGACTTGGTTGGCAACTCTGGGTGTCAGCTTCTCCGCAACAAACCTCAAGTATATTTCGACTCTTCAAGTGGATTCTCTGGAATTCTTGAGTAATCTAGTCTTTGTAGTTGTCAATCAGACGTTAAGAAACCCAGAGTTCCAAGAATTTGTAACTCAGTTGCAAGATGCCGACATAAGATGTCACAGATCTTATTACTTCACTGTTTGCCACAAACCCAGCAGTAGATTCCAAGCACTCACCCACCAAGAAGGTTATCTGTTGTTCCTTCATGACTGCTTCATAACAAGCTTAGAAAAAGACAAgattattcttcttctgctgaaCAGGTTTTTTGGAACAGGACCCAACGATGAATACTTGTGCCAAGATGATGTTACAGCTGCTATGGTACCATCTGTATTGAAGCGAATCGCATACTATTCCAGTGGCCCTCTCAATCAAGTCATCTCAGCTGTAGAAGACCTGAAGTCTG of Macrobrachium rosenbergii isolate ZJJX-2024 chromosome 34, ASM4041242v1, whole genome shotgun sequence contains these proteins:
- the LOC136856157 gene encoding uncharacterized protein, giving the protein MRVRTILILCCISVTSVVSSHANESDTNAWTPVEEEQDSESQAFQEISITQCVFSGLGHNCTNSSSSNETVPSSSSLPRPFSAPVNTTIITVSIPISKASSTESRTPTTSNATDNDDLQALLGSTNPEDAIDDKTSSEKLADAATLQEPASEITPLVSGMTNVNILLNATDSQAATVLTLVPGDSANSANLRAPISKTIPGTSAYAAAESEPFASSEEKSVTTIVSLPNNSTTIVEVISSQPVSASERDTPPDPFLPNFDCFIELDAILDRELENLTKSSKICLSEALCALENEASDFTVGNVNVHWLKNMSDSCYEDVFGDSGNGVSVSGRVTDEISFILLNPSCRLSVDLAYAEYLGKEMSFLPAVCRDLLCYAGVNEAHSDGLYATLIHPLITSNYDLVDSCQLVLQNEMPDREVSASPGHTSIFQTTKYPIGSPCTTYTLFTVIDTDSHLIIPFRSTWCRAMNKELWENFLVDSYMGFMPRSQSELYECIAEKKQKQKSDVTDYGRLIQDLIGPTISFPDIPLACKSLICDADVEIANILQGNGEVLQWFTHMYYENKRQLRVLKAKVNRCQRALMNGTERGGNSNEVIISISPSTESSNIPLLVTASSSCPHTGNSEEEESFVKSQILATLNMLQKDLPEICMPLVCNSTVKKLSNTLFNVLVTYNGDDTKKCLDSASYMTAYSSKEYIFSFDEPLTASSIVFMVSESQRNEITASFLTLLHRGDNARLAICCSNVHKDLSHHTYSFDENDYYMCPVHPEDRFASECLPNQSAWQMQRIGNNQHLLVIDNAFVSSKLTTWLATLGVSFSATNLKYISTLQVDSLEFLSNLVFVVVNQTLRNPEFQEFVTQLQDADIRCHRSYYFTVCHKPSSRFQALTHQEGYLLFLHDCFITSLEKDKIILLLLNRFFGTGPNDEYLCQDDVTAAMVPSVLKRIAYYSSGPLNQVISAVEDLKSVTPNLPWVVKHNHMIDANDYDRCKTVSNFDSISECLTTEPCIAFPYKGSIVFFSPQELDSYYFQTFPTNRLTTDIYAWGFTKVTEPFSLFPVKYVIEFSNVSIQVNILEKNPVHKLVQKNHGTQTLSHKTSAVHMSKLVLHATLNNNSMCLQDLQNHNFFLYSSESTFWLGPVSEGEPLGHPCLSSLSDDTVDLLRGNINQNMSTINRFWPTCSYGMMISWNKKTFNVDDWDYLLPLCKIKEVFLIVLIAIPVLLILAGNVFATAVIIKSNLHQQDTSFMIYLSHIAADFFLGLFPYCLIIYDSVSLIFGSLTFQDLNPDFWNANFDYLSTHKSLDMSYLTFERRGFPSFCSIVLTISVGVSLFTLVLQECSASF